The following proteins come from a genomic window of Bacillota bacterium:
- a CDS encoding glycosyltransferase, protein MGHFESGLTSVVVIAHNGIHWTRRAVQAILAHTGPPYELLLVDNGSTDGTGTYFQELAQQHQHVKAILKERNYGGYARTFAMEVARGEFIAWVDNDAEVGAGWLDTLIKALEDPAVGATGPEGVAYRRDWGHLFHTKGWPSEQATGQKVDVLVGYCLLMRNLVYYIGFLDPTFYPAWNEEADYCLRVKLLGYRLVVTPVPVVHHEHKTGFPGVTDVHAHIARMNQMLIDKWEPFKHLVLEVYRQGESGQ, encoded by the coding sequence GTGGGACATTTCGAGTCAGGACTGACCTCTGTCGTAGTCATCGCCCACAACGGCATTCACTGGACGCGCCGGGCAGTGCAGGCCATACTCGCTCACACCGGGCCCCCCTACGAGTTGTTGCTGGTTGACAACGGGTCGACTGACGGGACGGGTACCTACTTTCAGGAGCTGGCCCAACAGCACCAGCACGTCAAGGCCATCCTCAAGGAGCGCAACTACGGCGGCTATGCGCGGACTTTCGCCATGGAGGTGGCGAGGGGGGAGTTCATTGCCTGGGTGGACAACGACGCCGAGGTCGGGGCAGGATGGCTCGACACCCTGATCAAAGCGTTGGAGGACCCGGCGGTAGGCGCGACGGGGCCGGAAGGCGTCGCGTACCGCCGGGACTGGGGCCATCTCTTTCACACCAAAGGGTGGCCGTCCGAGCAGGCTACCGGCCAGAAGGTAGACGTCCTGGTGGGGTACTGCCTCCTCATGCGCAACCTGGTGTACTACATCGGCTTTCTTGACCCCACCTTTTACCCCGCCTGGAATGAGGAAGCCGACTACTGCCTGCGCGTCAAGCTCCTCGGTTACCGGCTGGTAGTGACCCCCGTCCCTGTGGTCCACCACGAGCACAAGACGGGATTCCCCGGGGTGACCGACGTGCACGCCCACATCGCCCGCATGAACCAGATGCTGATCGACAAGTGGGAGCCGTTCAAGCACCTGGTGCTGGAGGTATATCGCCAGGGGGAATCAGGGCAGTGA
- a CDS encoding glycosyltransferase family 2 protein has product MTARATVSATYMVLNEEEFLPYSIRSIYNVVDEIVVVDNGSTDGTLDVARSFPKVRIYHSDARDFSALRNLAISHCQGGWVMVMCADEVFYRDVEEVVPRLVRDPHVDAYTCRYYHLMRSYYYMQNCCEYDPQFERVFLFRRLPGVRYQGPVHQVLVGAGPRVRDSGLYYVHYGYTKDPALILERWKLYAELEGNPGIYDGLDPEHILDDRPLYPFRRPHPEVIRDYIETRAAERAARGEKLFRKPPPDPEGDWGCR; this is encoded by the coding sequence ATGACCGCACGAGCGACGGTGAGCGCCACCTACATGGTGCTGAACGAGGAGGAGTTCCTTCCTTACTCGATCCGGTCTATCTACAACGTGGTGGACGAGATCGTGGTGGTGGATAACGGGTCTACCGATGGCACCCTGGACGTGGCGCGGAGCTTCCCCAAGGTGCGCATATACCATTCGGACGCCCGCGACTTCTCCGCCCTGCGCAACCTGGCCATATCCCACTGCCAGGGAGGCTGGGTGATGGTGATGTGCGCCGACGAGGTGTTCTACCGCGACGTGGAGGAGGTCGTGCCGCGCCTGGTGCGTGACCCCCATGTGGATGCGTATACCTGCCGTTACTACCACCTGATGCGCAGCTACTACTACATGCAAAACTGCTGCGAGTACGATCCTCAGTTCGAGCGGGTATTTCTCTTCCGCCGCCTGCCGGGGGTTCGCTACCAGGGTCCGGTACACCAGGTGCTGGTGGGGGCAGGACCCCGGGTACGCGACTCCGGACTGTATTACGTCCACTACGGCTACACGAAAGACCCCGCCCTCATCCTGGAACGCTGGAAACTGTATGCGGAACTGGAGGGCAATCCCGGCATTTACGACGGCCTGGACCCGGAGCACATCCTCGATGACCGGCCCCTTTACCCCTTCCGGCGCCCACACCCGGAGGTTATCCGTGACTACATCGAGACGAGGGCCGCCGAGCGCGCGGCCCGGGGCGAGAAGCTATTCCGCAAGCCTCCTCCCGACCCGGAAGGTGACTGGGGTTGCAGGTAA
- a CDS encoding glycosyltransferase produces the protein MQVTIVGPLDDATGYAEIAREIALAFHRLGAQVRTHPVAWGVPRPDLLPEVGYLLNSFRAGRHATGPVLSIGIPPLFTREPGRPSVGLTMLECDRVPPRWVDACLDMDETWVPSSFNARTFVESGMPPEKVKVFPLGVDTSRFHPGVPSLPLPGRRAFVFLSVFEWTPRKGWDLLLRAFTRAFSARDNVCLAIKTHSNGPDYDASGRTIRDCIQTMLQGSKGERPPVLVLPGVIPQNQVPSLYAAADCFVLPSRGEGWNLPALEALACGVPVITTRWSGHLDYLDDDNAYLVEIEDLEPAAWPGHPADEVYRGARWARPSIEHLAHLMRWVYDHPEEARARAERGRRQVSTKLTWDRCAAAMLERLKELDARPRRTTRTSPLRTFWGKWSWTPPGARSEAAEGGASPTALSQRAPNPPKGGDGSPAVLLVVPSWGEICGVAEYTRSLAAALQAVGCRARVAGKEHVSTDGLASLVAPGEVVHLQYEYSLYELEALRAILARLQTMHVPLVLTLHSYTEEAVRHNAMLRDVRPLIVHSEPTRQKLTSSGWSPDGLHVIPMGVKRFSLPARSAAAERLGLGEGPHIGFAGLMHWHKGLLALATAAARLRSVYPRIRCHVFSPVGSGIPSASYLEHFLHECGARGLEGVVSLHLRLEPEEQLVAHLHAMDVNVLPYEDCGYWSTSAAVRLLMAARRPVITTDVPFFRDLGEEVLKISESSPEAIADAIAFVLSHPGLAALTVAAADRYVEENSWELCARRHVNLYRAVQGTGGDWA, from the coding sequence TTGCAGGTAACCATCGTAGGGCCTCTGGACGACGCCACGGGGTACGCGGAGATTGCCAGGGAGATAGCCCTCGCGTTCCACCGCCTCGGCGCCCAGGTCCGTACCCATCCCGTGGCCTGGGGCGTACCGCGCCCCGACCTCCTGCCCGAGGTCGGGTACCTCCTTAACAGCTTCCGGGCCGGTCGTCACGCCACCGGGCCCGTACTCTCCATCGGCATCCCACCCCTGTTCACCCGTGAGCCCGGCCGGCCCTCCGTGGGGTTGACCATGCTGGAGTGCGACCGGGTCCCGCCGCGCTGGGTTGACGCCTGCCTCGACATGGACGAGACATGGGTACCCTCGTCCTTCAACGCCCGCACCTTCGTCGAGAGCGGGATGCCGCCGGAAAAGGTCAAGGTGTTTCCCCTGGGCGTAGACACCTCCCGTTTTCATCCCGGTGTCCCGTCCCTCCCCCTGCCCGGCCGGCGCGCGTTCGTATTCCTCTCGGTGTTCGAATGGACCCCGCGCAAAGGGTGGGACCTGCTGCTGCGGGCCTTCACCCGTGCCTTCTCCGCCCGAGATAACGTGTGCCTGGCCATCAAGACGCACTCCAACGGCCCCGACTACGATGCCTCCGGGCGGACGATCCGGGACTGCATCCAGACCATGTTGCAGGGAAGCAAGGGGGAGCGGCCCCCGGTACTGGTGCTGCCCGGAGTCATCCCCCAGAACCAGGTCCCGTCTCTGTATGCAGCCGCAGACTGCTTCGTCCTGCCCTCCCGGGGTGAAGGCTGGAACTTGCCGGCACTGGAGGCACTGGCGTGCGGGGTCCCTGTAATCACCACGCGCTGGTCGGGGCACCTGGATTACCTGGACGACGACAATGCCTACCTGGTGGAAATCGAGGACCTGGAGCCGGCAGCCTGGCCCGGCCACCCCGCAGACGAAGTGTATCGCGGGGCCCGCTGGGCGCGTCCCTCCATAGAGCACCTGGCCCACCTAATGCGCTGGGTATACGACCACCCGGAAGAGGCCCGCGCCCGGGCCGAGCGCGGCAGGAGGCAGGTCTCCACTAAACTCACCTGGGACCGCTGCGCCGCGGCTATGCTGGAGAGGTTGAAGGAGCTAGACGCCCGGCCACGCCGGACAACACGGACCTCGCCCCTGCGCACCTTCTGGGGGAAGTGGTCCTGGACTCCCCCCGGTGCCCGGTCGGAAGCAGCCGAAGGCGGGGCATCCCCAACCGCGCTCTCCCAGCGCGCCCCGAATCCGCCAAAAGGGGGTGATGGCTCGCCGGCGGTACTCCTCGTAGTCCCCAGTTGGGGCGAGATATGTGGAGTGGCTGAGTATACCAGATCGCTGGCTGCGGCCCTGCAGGCCGTGGGGTGCCGGGCACGAGTGGCAGGGAAAGAGCATGTCAGTACCGATGGTTTGGCCAGCCTGGTCGCCCCGGGCGAAGTGGTCCACCTTCAGTACGAGTACAGCCTGTACGAACTCGAAGCTTTACGGGCCATCCTCGCTCGGCTCCAGACCATGCACGTTCCTCTCGTACTCACCCTGCACTCTTACACCGAGGAGGCAGTTCGCCACAACGCCATGTTGCGGGACGTGCGCCCCCTCATCGTTCACTCGGAGCCCACGCGGCAGAAGCTCACATCCAGCGGCTGGAGCCCTGATGGCCTGCACGTCATTCCCATGGGGGTTAAGCGATTCTCCCTGCCGGCCCGATCGGCTGCGGCGGAGAGGCTGGGGCTGGGCGAGGGTCCCCACATCGGTTTTGCCGGCCTCATGCACTGGCACAAAGGATTGCTAGCCCTGGCCACAGCAGCCGCCCGGCTGCGGAGCGTCTATCCGCGGATCAGGTGCCACGTTTTCAGCCCGGTGGGTTCCGGTATCCCGTCCGCTAGCTACCTGGAACACTTCCTGCACGAATGTGGTGCCCGGGGTCTCGAGGGGGTCGTTTCCCTGCACCTGCGTCTTGAACCGGAGGAGCAACTGGTAGCGCACCTGCACGCGATGGACGTGAACGTACTTCCCTACGAGGATTGCGGTTACTGGTCCACTTCGGCGGCGGTTCGCCTGTTGATGGCCGCCCGTCGACCGGTGATCACCACAGATGTGCCCTTTTTCCGCGACCTGGGCGAGGAGGTACTGAAGATTTCGGAGTCCAGCCCGGAGGCCATAGCCGATGCAATTGCCTTCGTGCTGTCCCATCCCGGGTTGGCCGCCCTTACGGTAGCAGCTGCCGATCGCTACGTGGAGGAAAACTCATGGGAACTGTGTGCCCGCCGTCACGTGAACCTGTACCGGGCGGTCCAGGGCACCGGAGGTGATTGGGCATGA
- a CDS encoding glycosyltransferase family 4 protein, whose translation MKIAFYYAYPAEWDWNDEDLDSAGVGGTETALILISRQLARDHRVTVFNRTRREGKFHGVQYRRLDSFDYEEPWDVFIVMRGRAPDLKRVKAPVKIYWSIEEDAVLVKDWSEVLPYVRAVFTISPFHTAELQRRSGIPPAKIYETRLGVDWEEYAQPLPKEAGKLIYCSVPGRGLPYLASIFPRIREVFPYARLVITSDYSLWGRPPGTEGYRELFAHLPGVEFLGNVPRPRLIQEQKTSVLHVYPCTVAELFCLASIECQAAGTPTVATALGALETTVADGYSGVLVRETPGQPAFYTRFAQAVLTLLGNQTWLEQMARQARTRVQARYTYAHIVQEWVEQFDRWAQEPSGEERPWDISSQD comes from the coding sequence ATGAAGATTGCGTTCTACTACGCCTACCCTGCGGAATGGGATTGGAACGACGAGGACCTGGACAGCGCGGGCGTGGGAGGCACGGAAACCGCGCTCATTCTCATCTCGAGGCAACTGGCCCGCGATCACCGGGTCACCGTGTTCAACCGCACGCGACGGGAAGGGAAATTCCACGGCGTGCAGTACCGCAGGCTGGACTCGTTCGACTACGAGGAGCCGTGGGATGTTTTCATCGTTATGCGCGGGAGGGCACCCGACCTCAAGCGGGTCAAAGCGCCGGTCAAAATCTACTGGTCAATAGAAGAGGATGCCGTCCTGGTGAAAGACTGGAGCGAAGTGCTCCCTTACGTGAGGGCGGTGTTCACCATCAGCCCCTTCCACACTGCCGAACTGCAGCGCCGATCGGGAATTCCCCCGGCAAAGATCTATGAGACACGCCTGGGAGTGGATTGGGAAGAGTACGCTCAACCCCTCCCCAAAGAGGCGGGAAAACTCATCTACTGTTCGGTGCCGGGCCGAGGCCTGCCCTACCTGGCTTCCATCTTCCCCCGCATCCGGGAAGTATTTCCCTACGCCCGCCTGGTGATCACCAGTGACTATTCCCTGTGGGGCCGGCCTCCCGGCACCGAAGGATACCGGGAACTCTTCGCACATCTGCCGGGGGTGGAGTTCCTGGGCAACGTACCGCGCCCCCGCTTGATCCAGGAGCAAAAGACCAGCGTTTTGCACGTGTACCCCTGCACGGTGGCGGAACTGTTCTGTCTGGCCTCCATCGAGTGCCAGGCAGCCGGCACCCCCACGGTGGCCACCGCCCTGGGAGCCCTCGAGACCACCGTAGCCGACGGCTACTCTGGCGTCCTGGTGCGGGAAACCCCCGGTCAGCCCGCCTTCTATACCCGTTTCGCGCAAGCGGTATTGACCCTCCTGGGGAACCAGACCTGGCTCGAGCAAATGGCCCGCCAGGCCCGCACCCGGGTACAGGCCAGGTACACGTACGCTCACATCGTGCAGGAATGGGTGGAGCAGTTCGACCGCTGGGCACAGGAACCCTCCGGGGAGGAGAGACCGTGGGACATTTCGAGTCAGGACTGA
- a CDS encoding glycosyltransferase, whose protein sequence is MSRPGLTVTYVVKDDEEFFPFSLRSVYSVADEVVVVDNGSRDRTPQIARAFSRVRLYTCPGKDFSMLRNLALSKVQSDWVMTLDADEVFYSDVEEVVPRLLEVPGVDGYTCWFYHLMRSFYYMQNRQDKDPRYRRIFLFRGTPGVHYVGAVHERLVGLGPNIRDSGLHYVHYGYAKDPARILERWKLYAELEGNPGIYDGRDPDHILDGRPLYPFRRPHPEVIHAYVQSRAAQLAARGYKLYRPPPPDPEEQLAESQRAVMIP, encoded by the coding sequence ATGAGCCGCCCTGGTCTCACCGTCACCTACGTGGTCAAAGACGACGAAGAGTTCTTCCCCTTCTCCCTGAGGTCCGTTTACAGCGTGGCCGACGAGGTGGTGGTGGTCGATAATGGCTCGCGCGACCGAACACCCCAAATCGCTCGCGCATTTTCCCGTGTCCGTCTCTACACATGCCCTGGCAAGGATTTCTCTATGCTGCGCAATCTGGCCCTGTCCAAGGTACAGAGTGACTGGGTCATGACGCTGGACGCCGACGAGGTGTTCTATTCCGACGTGGAGGAAGTTGTACCACGCCTGCTGGAGGTACCCGGGGTGGACGGGTACACCTGCTGGTTCTATCACCTAATGAGGAGCTTCTACTACATGCAGAACCGCCAGGACAAGGACCCCCGATACCGCCGGATCTTTCTGTTCCGGGGTACTCCCGGGGTGCACTACGTGGGGGCGGTGCACGAGAGGCTGGTGGGGCTGGGGCCAAATATCCGTGACTCCGGCCTTCATTACGTACACTACGGCTACGCGAAAGACCCCGCCCGGATACTGGAACGCTGGAAACTATATGCAGAACTCGAGGGCAATCCGGGCATTTACGACGGTCGAGACCCGGACCACATCCTGGACGGTCGGCCACTGTACCCGTTCCGGCGGCCGCACCCGGAGGTCATCCACGCCTACGTGCAATCCCGTGCCGCTCAACTGGCAGCCCGGGGATACAAGCTCTACCGCCCCCCGCCACCTGACCCCGAGGAGCAACTCGCCGAATCTCAGCGGGCGGTGATGATCCCATGA